A portion of the Maniola hyperantus chromosome 24, iAphHyp1.2, whole genome shotgun sequence genome contains these proteins:
- the LOC117993501 gene encoding myrosinase 1-like isoform X2, producing MRKLPEGLMLGVATASFQIEGAWDTADKTPHIWDTLCHNHPEHIKDKTNADDACKSFEFYERDIEMLKFLGVDFYRFSISWPRILPTGYANKISETGYEYYNNLINKLLANNIEPVVTIYHWDLPQNLQDLGGWANPLIVDWFGDYAKVLYKLYGDRVKSWITINEPKQFGVFGYGMNRFAPRINATGVGEYLAAKNIVLAHARAWHIYDKEFRDTQKGECGITIATDFRDAVSNSPEDVEAGLDAIEFEVGLYSHPIFSSKGGFPDRVVKLVAAKSAEQGFPRSRLPEFTPEEIEYAKGTSDFYGFNHYSTRYYTRSTYTSGSQPIPSYADDLGADFNYLDYKPAALPHVTAIPHGIRKALKWVKDNCNDPPIFITENGFGTIGGGLRDPERISYYRKYLDNILDAIEKDGCNVVRYTAWSLMDNFEWDIGLSAKFGLFEVDFDDENKKRTARTSALWYKKLIATRTLDSNNTSIPELEEHVF from the exons ATGAGAAAACTTCCTGAAGGACTAATGCTTGGTGTTGCTACAGCATCATTTCAAATAGAAGGCGCATGGGATACTGCTG ATAAAACTCCTCACATATGGGACACCCTGTGTCACAATCATCCTGAACATATAAAGGATAAAACAAACGCAGACGATGCGTGCAAATCCTTTGAATTCTATGAACGGGATATTGAAATGCTGAAATTCCTTGGAGTGGACTTTTACAGATTTTCCATATCGTGGCCAAGGATATTACCAACTGGTTATGCGAATAAGATCAGTGAAACAGGTTATGAGTACTATAACAACCTCATTAACAAATTGCTCGCTAACAATATTGAGCCGGTAGTCACTATCTACCATTGGGATCTGCCACAGAATCTTCAAGACTTAGGAGGATGGGCCAATCCTCTAATTGTAGACTGGTTTGGTGATTATGCAAAAGTTTTGTACAAGTTATATGGTGATCGAGTTAAGTCATGGATCACAATCAATGAACCAAAGCAATTCGGGGTGTTTGGTTACGGCATGAACAGATTCGCACCCAGAATTAATGCTACTGGTGTTGGAGAATATTTAGCGGCGAAGAATATTGTTCTCGCTCATGCCAGGGCCTGGCATATTTATGACAAGGAATTTAGAGACACGCAAAAAG GTGAATGTGGCATAACAATAGCCACCGACTTTCGTGACGCAGTTTCAAATTCTCCAGAGGACGTTGAAGCTGGATTGGATGCGATAGAATTCGAGGTCGGCTTGTACAGCCATCCCATATTCTCTTCAAAAGGCGGGTTTCCCGACCGTGTTGTAAAGCTGGTGGCTGCCAAAAGTGCTGAACAGGGGTTCCCAAGGAGTAGATTGCCTGAGTTCACACCAGAAGAAATTGAGTATGCCAAAG GTACCAGTGACTTCTACGGCTTTAACCATTACTCCACGAGGTACTACACCCGTTCCACGTACACGTCTGGATCGCAACCAATACCTTCGTATGCTGATGACCTTGGTGCAGATTTCAATTATCTGGACTATAAACCGGCTGCTCTACCTCATGTTACT GCAATACCACACGGTATAAGAAAGGCTTTAAAATGGGTGAAAGACAATTGCAACGACCCACCAATTTTTATAACAGAAAACGGGTTCGGGACCATTGGAGGCGGACTAAGGGACCCTGAAAGGATATCCTACTACAGGAAATACCTCGATAATATATTGGACGCGATAGAAAAAGACGGTTGTAATGTTGTCAGATATACGGCTTGGAGTCTGATGGATAATTTTGAATGGGATATTGGTTTAAG TGCCAAATTCGGGCTCTTCGAGGTGGACTTCGATGACGAAAACAAAAAAAGGACCGCGAGGACATCCGCGTTGTGGTACAAGAAGTTAATTGCGACGAGGACTTTGGATAGCAACAATACGAGCATACCAGAGTTGGAAGaacatgttttttaa
- the LOC117993501 gene encoding myrosinase 1-like isoform X1: MKREKMRKLPEGLMLGVATASFQIEGAWDTADKTPHIWDTLCHNHPEHIKDKTNADDACKSFEFYERDIEMLKFLGVDFYRFSISWPRILPTGYANKISETGYEYYNNLINKLLANNIEPVVTIYHWDLPQNLQDLGGWANPLIVDWFGDYAKVLYKLYGDRVKSWITINEPKQFGVFGYGMNRFAPRINATGVGEYLAAKNIVLAHARAWHIYDKEFRDTQKGECGITIATDFRDAVSNSPEDVEAGLDAIEFEVGLYSHPIFSSKGGFPDRVVKLVAAKSAEQGFPRSRLPEFTPEEIEYAKGTSDFYGFNHYSTRYYTRSTYTSGSQPIPSYADDLGADFNYLDYKPAALPHVTAIPHGIRKALKWVKDNCNDPPIFITENGFGTIGGGLRDPERISYYRKYLDNILDAIEKDGCNVVRYTAWSLMDNFEWDIGLSAKFGLFEVDFDDENKKRTARTSALWYKKLIATRTLDSNNTSIPELEEHVF; the protein is encoded by the exons AT GAAAAGAGAGAAAATGAGAAAACTTCCTGAAGGACTAATGCTTGGTGTTGCTACAGCATCATTTCAAATAGAAGGCGCATGGGATACTGCTG ATAAAACTCCTCACATATGGGACACCCTGTGTCACAATCATCCTGAACATATAAAGGATAAAACAAACGCAGACGATGCGTGCAAATCCTTTGAATTCTATGAACGGGATATTGAAATGCTGAAATTCCTTGGAGTGGACTTTTACAGATTTTCCATATCGTGGCCAAGGATATTACCAACTGGTTATGCGAATAAGATCAGTGAAACAGGTTATGAGTACTATAACAACCTCATTAACAAATTGCTCGCTAACAATATTGAGCCGGTAGTCACTATCTACCATTGGGATCTGCCACAGAATCTTCAAGACTTAGGAGGATGGGCCAATCCTCTAATTGTAGACTGGTTTGGTGATTATGCAAAAGTTTTGTACAAGTTATATGGTGATCGAGTTAAGTCATGGATCACAATCAATGAACCAAAGCAATTCGGGGTGTTTGGTTACGGCATGAACAGATTCGCACCCAGAATTAATGCTACTGGTGTTGGAGAATATTTAGCGGCGAAGAATATTGTTCTCGCTCATGCCAGGGCCTGGCATATTTATGACAAGGAATTTAGAGACACGCAAAAAG GTGAATGTGGCATAACAATAGCCACCGACTTTCGTGACGCAGTTTCAAATTCTCCAGAGGACGTTGAAGCTGGATTGGATGCGATAGAATTCGAGGTCGGCTTGTACAGCCATCCCATATTCTCTTCAAAAGGCGGGTTTCCCGACCGTGTTGTAAAGCTGGTGGCTGCCAAAAGTGCTGAACAGGGGTTCCCAAGGAGTAGATTGCCTGAGTTCACACCAGAAGAAATTGAGTATGCCAAAG GTACCAGTGACTTCTACGGCTTTAACCATTACTCCACGAGGTACTACACCCGTTCCACGTACACGTCTGGATCGCAACCAATACCTTCGTATGCTGATGACCTTGGTGCAGATTTCAATTATCTGGACTATAAACCGGCTGCTCTACCTCATGTTACT GCAATACCACACGGTATAAGAAAGGCTTTAAAATGGGTGAAAGACAATTGCAACGACCCACCAATTTTTATAACAGAAAACGGGTTCGGGACCATTGGAGGCGGACTAAGGGACCCTGAAAGGATATCCTACTACAGGAAATACCTCGATAATATATTGGACGCGATAGAAAAAGACGGTTGTAATGTTGTCAGATATACGGCTTGGAGTCTGATGGATAATTTTGAATGGGATATTGGTTTAAG TGCCAAATTCGGGCTCTTCGAGGTGGACTTCGATGACGAAAACAAAAAAAGGACCGCGAGGACATCCGCGTTGTGGTACAAGAAGTTAATTGCGACGAGGACTTTGGATAGCAACAATACGAGCATACCAGAGTTGGAAGaacatgttttttaa